The genomic window TGATTTCCGCGGCCCGAAAATTTTTTGAGGACATCGGAGCGATTGTTTTGGTGGCCGAACACACGAACACCCGGCCTGCCGTTTACCGTTGGGCTTGGGTGCCAGAGCAAACTGCCTTCGAAGAGCTGCTTGACTTGGATTTGACTGCGTGATGGGCCTTACTCCCCAAGTCCCCCCTCCCCGGTTGGTTATATTACTACCCCTTTTAGGGGGGTCCAAATTTCGGGGGCAACCTTGTGCCCCACTTCTCTGTAATTCCGTAATGAGCCCTAGATAACCACTCTTAAACTAAGGCTGGTAGTTGAGTATTGTTTCGTAGTCGCGCAAAAGGAGCGAGAAGGGGGAAACTTGATGAATAAGAACTATCGCGATTTCTCGTCCGTTGGGTTGCTTGCCATTTTGCTTTCGTCTCCTGCTATTGCGCTTGCCCAGACAAGTGAGGATAGACAGGCGAGCGCCTCTGCTCCGGACAAAGATAAGTCGCTTGAGGCCGGAGGTCGGCTGGATTTAGTCTGTGGCGGAGCCGGGACGGCGAACAAAACCACTGTTCTAACCGGTAATTCCAGTTCGACTTACAGCGGTTCCGGCGGCTTTGTCACCGGCTCGACGAATGCCACCGTCTATGGAACTCGACAGCAAGGCTTCGGCGATCAGGTCGCGCTGTTTATAGAGAACGGAGAGGGTCGTGTTCGCATGCCTCGCGCAATGCTGCCAGTGTTTCGTGGCGGAGAAGACGGGTGGTTCAAGCTCGGTGACATTGAAGTGAAGGAAAACGAGATCACGGCGACTGTGCGGGTCAATTTCATTAACAACCCAAAGCTGCGGGTAGATCGCTACACCGGCGCAATTTCGATCTCAGGCAAGGCCGGTGACTACTCCGGTCAATGCCAGCGCTTCGTCCCCGAAGAGACCGAGCGCCAGTTCTAACGTGCTGAACGTCGTTGCCTCTGTCGCGCTATCCGTCTGCGCTCCAGGTCCACACGATAACTGCGTTGTCGATGGTGATACGTTTTGGATCTCCGGTGAAAAGGTCCGCATTGCTGACATAGACGCGCCAGAGATGGATGGGCGCTGCCCTTACGAAAGCCGCCTTGCCGTTACGTCGCGTGATCGCCTGCGCCAGCTTCTCAACTCGGGCGAGTTCAAGCTGCATAGAGAAGGGCGGGACCGTTACGGGCGAACGCTCGCGGTCGTCACCATCGACGGCTATTCTGTTGGCGATGCGCTCGTTAGCGAGGGGTTGGCGAGGACATGGACGGGTAGGCGGGAGCCGTGGTGTTAGCAAGGTGAGGCATAATGCGGGGTAAAGTGGAGCATACTGACAAGGAGGCGCGAGCATGGGCCCTTGAACGGATATTCGGGCGGCTCAAAATGCTACTCGCTTGGATAGCCCTGTTGGTTTCAGCGCCTCTAACCCTCTTTCTCGGTGCGAAGGGAATAGCAGCTGCACTGAACGGAATCCGCGATTGGTGGCACTATGTCGAACCGACTCCCGATCCAGACGCGTGGATTTACCTTGGCTTGTTCTTCGGTGCAGGGTTCGTGTGGCTGCTTTCATATCACTACGTTGATGCTTCCGCGGTGAGCGAGGATAAACGCTTTAACGATTTCATCCGCCGCCGCAGGAACGCCAACGAAGCATTCGAAAGGGCAGCGGAGAGGGAGCGCCTGCGAGAGAAGACTTTGTGGGACAAGGTGAAGGCAGTTTTTGTCATCATCTACGGCTCAGCGATGCTCCTAATGCTAGTTGCGCTTTTGCTTAAGAGCCTACTGGCCTAGCCCCGGTCCGATGCGGTCCGGCCTCGATCCGCACTTCAGGCACTTTAGCCGCCTAGCCAATCCCTCCAGGCTGTAACTTGACCAGCCGCGCGCCATGATGGTGGCAAGCAAGCCGTGGGGGTCGAGCACGACCACGCGCCCGCAACGGCAGTCCAGCCTCAGCTTGTAATTATGTCTCGCATAGTCGGCCAATGTGTCTAGGCGCTTGCTGCTCATCGTGCGGAACATGGCGGGAACATATGAGTCGGGCAAGAGGGTCAGACACTTTACGAGCCAGCCAAAATATGCTATGCGCGGCCCTCACTTCGCGGGAAATCGTGAGGCATTCCATCGTCGTGAGATTGAGGGGAAAGAGAATGCAGGCTGCACACATTAGGTTTGGGGCCAGTCCGCCTATCGTGGCGACGCTGGCTCTTTGTGCGCAAGGGGCAGGTCGCTCGGTGTCCGAATATTTCCGCGCGATGGTGCGTGAGAGGGTGGGGCTTCAGTGATCGCGGACGTTCCCGAAGGCGATCTCCTGCACATATTCTTTCCCAGCTACTACGGCGCGCCGGTTCTCGGGGGCGCTCGTTCGGCTGGCCAGCACAATCGAAGCGAGGGCATCCCGCCGCCGTACCCAAGCTACAAGGTGCAATGACGATGGCAGGCGGACCGAAAAGAAGCGGGCGAAAATCGGATGGTACGTTCGCGCCAGGTAACTCTCTGGGCGGGCGAACGCCGGGTTCGCGCAACAAGACGACAATAGCTGTCGAAGCGCTGCTAGAGGGCGAGCATGAGGCGTTGACGCGTAAGGCTATCGATAAGGCGCTTGAGGGGGACGTTACCGCGCTGCGACTGTGCTTGGATCGGATTGCACCCGCTAGGCGCGATGCGCCCGTTTCGTTTGTCCTCCCGCCCATTGCCTCGGCAGAGGACGCGGTGAAAGCCTCGTCCGCGATCTTGGCTGCTGTAGCGGCTGGCGAGGTCACGCCTGATGAAGGCGCAAGGGTTATGTCACTGCTCACGGCTCACAAGGCCCTCGTGGAAACCTGCGACCTAGAAACGCGCATTGCTGCGCTGGAGGCCAAATGAACAGATTGGAAAAACGGCTCGACGCGTTGGAGGCAGGAGGACGCAAAGCCCGCGCTCAACCCGCCATGAGGCGTTGGCTTGGCATAGCGCTCACCCCGGCAGAGGAAATAGAGGCAGACGCCTATGTCGCGCCTGACTTTTCCAAGGTCGATTGGTCGCAATACTCGCAGGAGGTTCGCGAGTGGCTGCAAGTGGGCAGAACTG from Qipengyuania gaetbuli includes these protein-coding regions:
- a CDS encoding thermonuclease family protein, which produces MLNVVASVALSVCAPGPHDNCVVDGDTFWISGEKVRIADIDAPEMDGRCPYESRLAVTSRDRLRQLLNSGEFKLHREGRDRYGRTLAVVTIDGYSVGDALVSEGLARTWTGRREPWC
- a CDS encoding DUF5681 domain-containing protein, whose amino-acid sequence is MTMAGGPKRSGRKSDGTFAPGNSLGGRTPGSRNKTTIAVEALLEGEHEALTRKAIDKALEGDVTALRLCLDRIAPARRDAPVSFVLPPIASAEDAVKASSAILAAVAAGEVTPDEGARVMSLLTAHKALVETCDLETRIAALEAK